From one Solanum stenotomum isolate F172 chromosome 12, ASM1918654v1, whole genome shotgun sequence genomic stretch:
- the LOC125849386 gene encoding heat stress transcription factor A-7a-like: MEINNQENGGKGGGGRRRGGGAVGRGRPRLTGLRGNSPPPFLVKTYEMVDDPETDPLVHWTSSKTTFLITDPNKFCVEVLPKYFKHSNLSSFIYQLNNYRFRKVCSYKCEYGNPWFRAGKKHWLKNIKSRIQLSKENNPQQGSHSPRVDLVNNNLEEELEKLRNDHISLRVELQKLKDGQENMKSFFPMLLGCGKEKEIRNIMKLLLEKSEVRGDSRSNDTTRRPRLVESPDRVAGSVQDGIGQTSNSAGGSVSSNEKQKEEATAQNAKNREFWEKLFEDDSESKNEGAEESEQELNRSRAMAEIEEMVESKIAMEGEALIAKAAASLNDETEAYLQLWT; encoded by the exons ATGGAGatcaacaatcaagaaaatGGTGGAAagggaggaggaggaagaagaagaggaggaggagctGTTGGTCGAGGTCGACCGAGGCTCACCGGATTACGAGGAAACTCTCCACCACCTTTTCTAGTGAAGACATATGAAATGGTGGATGATCCTGAAACTGATCCCTTAGTACATTGGACTTCTAGCAAAACTACTTTTCTTATCACTGATCCTAACAAGttttgtgttgaagttcttccAAAGTACTTCAAACATAGCAATTTATCTAGCTTCATTTACCAGCTCAACAACTAT CGTTTTAGGAAGGTCTGTTCTTACAAATGTGAGTATGGAAATCCATGGTTTCGGGCTGGGAAAAAGCACTggctgaaaaatatcaaaagcaGGATTCAACTATCCAAGGAGAACAACCCACAGCAAGGTTCACATAGTCCTCGTGTTGATCTGGTGAACAATAATCTGGAAGAGGAGCTGGAGAAGTTGAGGAATGATCACATTAGTCTGAGGGTAGAACTTCAGAAGTTGAAAGATGGACAAGAAAACATGAAATCTTTCTTTCCTATGTTGCTAGGATGTGGTAAGGAAAAAGAAATTAGGAATATTATGAAGTTACTTCTCGAGAAATCTGAAGTCAGAGGAGACTCTAGAAGCAATGACACCACAAGGAGGCCACGATTGGTGGAGTCACCAGATCGTGTGGCTGGCTCTGTCCAGGATGGGATCGGACAGACATCAAACTCTGCTGGTGGCTCCGTAAGTTCCAatgaaaaacagaaagaagaagCAACTGCTCAAAATGCTAAGAATCGTGAGTTTTGGGAGAAACTGTTTGAAGATGATTCAGAGTCGAAAAATGAAGGAGCAGAGGAATCTGAGCAGGAGCTGAATCGTTCGAGGGCTATGGCAGAGATCGAGGAGATGGTGGAAAGCAAGATTGCTATGGAAGGAGAAGCTTTGATTGCAAAGGCTGCTGCTAGTTTAAATGATGAGACGGAGGCTTATCTTCAACTATGGACCTAG
- the LOC125849372 gene encoding G-type lectin S-receptor-like serine/threonine-protein kinase SD2-5 — MALPSVKHLLRLLIIVLLENLTLAQFPDYHTVKIPTTWINNNISSINVTKPLTWPFYSFNQSSGPFMRILMLKEIEKDMGYACGFASNGEDDSFVFSIGIIRLRQDFLGAQRWTDLELVWFANRNHPIHENGTLQLLQDGDLVLKDVDGTLVWSTGTANKFVSGIKMMETGNIVLHDMYNQTVWQSFDHPTDALLPGQKLRSGQRLAARVSSSNWSEGNYYISVTNQGLFAFYISDKPQMYFKFLVSGERDSFDESYVKAVNGTLALYISSTEPNEPNAVFSRPSRMKYLRYDYDGHLRAYTEGSDQTNDLLADFIGLCDYPTACGSLELCSNGICSCPGPLIKSNDRQNNGCVEVSPVECDGQRSHRMDRASDVYYFNYVDTDAAALRGTDEESCQELCLKNCSCKVVLFRYFTNFSSGDCYLPSPVLSLIIDGKGRSVYESSAFIKLPNDAEKGKSTATRRTGIIAGLTGGTVLLIALTVGILIAFNRKHTLQENNDDYSGEISGILRFSYEQLKMATGNFQKKLGQGGFGSVYEGVLRDGQKVAVKVLDGFGQGKREFLAEVQTIGSIHHVNLVRLIGVCAEKEHTILVYDFMSNGSLDKWIFGTTSTQFTLDWKIRRKIIHDIAKGLAYLHEECMQRIVHLDVKPQNILLDENLCAKVSDFGLAKLVDKDQSHIVTRIRGTPGYLAPEWCSAFITEKADVYSFGIVAMEILCGRKNVDYSHSLEHPHLLSLLMEKAENNQLIDMMGNYSDDPQCNTSEVIRMMKLAVWCLQNDFTLRPSMSMVVKVIEGTMDIESHLDYSVPYS, encoded by the coding sequence ATGGCTTTACCCTCTGTCAAACATTTGTTGAGGCTTTTGATCATTGTGCTCCTTGAGAACCTTACTTTGGCTCAATTTCCTGATTATCACACGGTGAAAATACCCACAACGTGGATAAACAATAATATATCGTCTATCAATGTTACAAAGCCCTTGACATGGCCTTTTTACTCATTCAATCAATCATCTGGACCTTTCATGCGAATTCTGATGCTCAAAGAGATAGAAAAGGACATGGGATATGCTTGTGGTTTTGCTTCAAATGGAGAGGATGATTCCTTTGTGTTTTCCATTGGAATTATACGTCTTCGTCAGGACTTTCTAGGAGCTCAGCGCTGGACTGACCTTGAGCTGGTCTGGTTTGCAAACAGAAACCATCCAATTCATGAAAATGGAACGCTGCAATTGTTGCAAGATGGAGATTTAGTGTTAAAAGATGTGGATGGAACTCTTGTATGGTCTACAGGCACCGCGAATAAGTTTGTTTCAGGCATTAAGATGATGGAGACTGGGAACATTGTGCTTCATGACATGTATAATCAGACTGTCTGGCAGTCTTTTGATCATCCAACAGATGCATTGCTTCCAGGCCAGAAATTAAGGTCTGGTCAAAGACTTGCGGCTAGAGTTTCTTCGTCCAATTGGAGTGAAGGTAACTACTATATCTCTGTAACCAATCAAGGCTTGTTTGCATTTTACATATCAGACAAGCCACAGATGTATTTTAAGTTTTTGGTCAGTGGAGAAAGGGATAGCTTTGATGAAAGTTATGTCAAAGCAGTGAATGGTACTCTTGCCTTGTACATATCTTCAACCGAGCCGAATGAGCCAAATGCTGTCTTCTCAAGACCTTCAAGGATGAAATATTTGAGATATGATTATGATGGACATCTTCGAGCCTACACCGAGGGAAGTGATCAGACAAACGATCTTTTGGCAGATTTCATTGGGCTTTGCGATTACCCCACAGCTTGTGGCAGTTTGGAGCTTTGCTCAAATGGAATTTGTTCTTGTCCAGGTCCATTAATAAAAAGTAATGATCGACAAAACAACGGATGTGTGGAAGTTAGTCCGGTGGAATGTGATGGACAACGCTCCCACAGAATGGACCGTGCTTCGGATGTCTATTACTTTAACTATGTCGACACTGATGCAGCAGCTCTGAGAGGAACAGATGAGGAAAGTTGCCAAGAGTTGTGCTTGAAGAACTGCTCTTGTAAAGTAGTTCTCTTCCGGTATTTCACTAACTTTTCAAGTGGTGACTGCTATTTACCCTCTCCTGTTCTGTCACTTATAATTGATGGAAAGGGAAGAAGTGTCTATGAGTCATCTGCATTCATCAAATTACCAAATGATGCAGAAAAAGGCAAGTCTACAGCTACAAGAAGAACTGGCATTATAGCTGGATTAACTGGTGGAACAGTTCTTCTGATAGCATTAACTGTTGGCATCTTGATTGCTTTCAACAGAAAACACAcattacaagaaaataatgatGATTACTCAGGGGAGATATCTGGCATTCTAAGATTTTCTTATGAACAGCTGAAGATGGCAACTGGGAATTTCCAGAAAAAGCTTGGTCAGGGAGGTTTCGGCTCAGTTTATGAAGGAGTTCTTCGAGATGGTCAGAAAGTAGCAGTGAAGGTTCTTGACGGTTTTGGCCAAGGAAAGAGGGAATTCTTGGCAGAGGTCCAGACCATAGGAAGCATCCATCATGTTAATCTTGTTAGACTAATTGGAGTTTGTGCTGAGAAAGAGCACACAATATTAGTTTATGATTTCATGAGTAATGGATCATTGGATAAATGGATTTTTGGCACAACCTCTACTCAATTTACccttgattggaaaataagaagaaaaatcatccatgataTAGCAAAAGGATTGGCTTATCTTCATGAAGAATGTATGCAAAGAATAGTCCACTTAGATGTTAAGCCACAGAACATTCTGCTGGACGAGAATCTTTGTGCAAAAGTATCTGATTTTGGCTTGGCCAAGTTGGTGGATAAAGATCAGAGCCACATAGTGACCAGAATTAGGGGAACCCCTGGATACTTGGCTCCTGAATGGTGTAGTGCATTCATTACAGAAAAAGCAGATGTCTACAGCTTTGGAATTGTTGCAATGGAGATCCTCTGTGGACGCAAGAACGTGGACTATTCACACTCACTGGAACATCCACATTTGCTTAGCTTATTAATGGAGAAAGCCGAAAACAATCAGCTTATCGATATGATGGGAAACTACAGCGATGATCCACAATGCAATACATCAGAAGTCATCCGTATGATGAAGCTTGCTGTCTGGTGCTTACAGAATGATTTTACTCTGAGGCCTTCCATGTCAATGGTGGTTAAAGTAATCGAGGGGACAATGGACATTGAATCTCACTTAGACTATAGTGTTccatattcataa
- the LOC125849378 gene encoding uncharacterized protein LOC125849378 yields MAQFKISFSWFNLLSLLLINVYVSGVFSLSLDENDQYISAVGDPGMRRDGLRVAIEAWNQCNEVGEEAPKMGSPRAADCFDVQNKGSSQQQQNPNRLLHKVTEEDNKLGIGKSFPGLTKPALHNIDLYAAEKELYLRSKCQVDDKPNPWQFWMIRLKSGNMDTHAGKCPKNGHKVGPFDPPSEFPCFGKGCMNQPLIYHNYTTLQGTTLKGGFHGTWDLNAGSSRDSANMNTSLYSIRWQKELGKSWIFSHVLRTSTKYPWLMLYLRSDATSGFSGGYHYQTRGMSKIIPESPNFKVRFRLNVLQGGGPKSQFYLMDIGSCWKNNGKPCDGDVTSDVTRYSEMILNPETPSWCNPDDFKLCPPYHTFPNGTKVHRTDKSRYPYEAYHMYCTPGNGEHVEQPSVPCDPYSNPQPQEILQILPHPVWGEYGYPTKKGQGWIADPTTWELDVGRMSQSLYFYQDPSTAPARRKWSSIGLGTEIFRDANRVAEWTVGDFDILVPKN; encoded by the exons ATGGctcaatttaaaatttcattttcttggTTCAATTTGCTTTCTCTTTTGCTAATCAATGTGTATGTTTCTGGGGTTTTCTCCTTAAGTCTTGATGAAAATGATCAGTACATTTCAGCTGTTGGGGATCCAGGGATGCGACGCGACGGACTAAGAGTGGCCATAGAGGCATGGAATCAATGCAATGAGGTTGGAGAGGAAGCCCCCAAAATGGGAAGCCCAAGAGCTGCTGATTGTTTTGATGTTCAAAACAAAGGCTCTTCTCAGCAACAACAGA ATCCAAACAGGCTGTTACATAAAGTGACTGAGGAAGATAACAAGTTAGGCATAGGAAAATCATTTCCAGGACTGACGAAACCCGCGTTGCACAATATAGACCTTTATGCAGCAGAGAAAGAACTATACTTAcgatcaaaatgtcaagttgatGACAAGCCAAATCCATGGCAATTCTGGATGATCAGGCTTAAGAGTGGTAACATGGATACTCATGCTGGTAAATGCCCGAAAAACGGACACAAAGTAGGTCCATTCGATCCTCCTAGCGAATTTCCATGTTTTGGCAAAGGATGTATGAATCAGCCATTGATTTACCACAATTACACAACTTTACAAGGGACAACCCTTAAAGGGGGTTTTCATGGAACATGGGATTTGAATGCTGGTTCGAGCCGAGATAGTGCAAACATGAACACCTCTTTATATTCTATACGATGGCAGAAAGAACTAGGGAAAAGCTGGATTTTTTCTCATGTGTTAAGGACCTCAACAAAGTATCCTTGGTTAATGCTTTACTTGAGATCAGATGCCACTTCTGGTTTTTCTGGTGGATATCATTATCAAACTAGGGGCATGTCAAAAATT ATACCAGAATCACCAAATTTTAAGGTAAGATTCAGATTGAATGTGCTACAAGGTGGAGGTCCTAAAAGCCAATTTTATCTAATGGACATAGGGAGTTGTTGGAAGAACAATGGAAAACCTTGTGATGGAGATGTGACTTCAGATGTCACAAGATACAGTGAGATGATCCTGAATCCAGAAACACCATCTTGGTGCAACCCAGATGACTTTAAATTGTGTCCTCCATACCACACATTTCCAAATGGAACAAAAGTTCATCGAACCGACAAGTCTCGTTATCCCTATGAGGCTTACCATATGTATTGTACACCAGGGAATGGGGAGCATGTTGAGCAGCCTAGTGTACCATGTGATCCTTATAGCAATCCTCAACCTCAGGAGATTTTGCAGATTTTGCCACATCCTGTTTGGGGTGAATATGGTTATCCTACTAAGAAAGGACAAGGTTGGATTGCTGATCCAACAACTTGGGAGCTTGATGTTGGGAGGATGTCACAATCCCTATATTTTTACCAG GATCCAAGCACTGCACCAGCTAGGAGGAAGTGGAGTTCAATTGGTTTGGGAACTGAAATATTTAGAGATGCTAATCGAGTTGCAGAATGGACTGTTGGTGATTTTGACATTCTTGTACCCAAGAATTAG